The genomic region aattagattgattaaattgacaaaataaatttaaagtgatcaaaatagaaaccACGGTATTTTAAGTGACACGCAATGTAGtttactctataatttatattatattatatcatgCTTTTCATTAATCAGGATAACCTCAAtgtattaaattcataattttaataattgtgattaatttttaaaatttaaaacattttcatatatataatatatacaaaagaTGAACAAACTTTTGAACAGAATATAAGTCTAAATGTGTTAAATTCATTTGTGATTTTTGTTCCAttgctgaaaattttatgattttctttattattggttatggtaaattattattatttgatattttattattatttgattttaatatgcTCACTTGCACAATTATGAATGTTTTTACCATAGTATTTCGATTATGTCTTTCAACTaataaatacttatattaatgtaaattaaatggatattatatattaacattAACAAGTTGAAGTATTCAAAAATGGAGTGTTATTTTTGTTGTCAGATATTATCCGTGTTGTTATTAATGccaaaccaatttttttaaatatatattatctaatcggtttttttcattatttttaaaataatattttattctcttaattactttttcaagaCTAATCTACATTTAGCCTAAATTAAACTAACCCTCATTTGATTAGCACAAATTAATATATTCGTACAATACACGTGATATTcgaaattagttttattaaaagaaattatatgatTATTGACTTCAACGTTAATATGTTTTTTAGGAagataaattgatatatttaactactatatattttaattattacaattgtaaaatagaaaattttcaggaGTTTTGAGATTTAATAAGTGGGTTTAGGGTATATTAAGTGTCtataatatagtaaaaaaatttaaataaatgtgtcATTTGTTACACCTCAATCTACTTATGAAGTCTAAAAGCTAtatatgtatcaaataattattctaaaggctattttttttctcttttggttGTTTAAGTACTCTATAAACTCTTTTTGATACTATATCctattaaatttgagttttttttctatgaaaatCCTTGAGTTCAATTAAAAGAAGCACACTTTCTAGTCACAAGGCTTTAACAggaaataagaatatttaaagATCACAATACCTTAATGGCAAAAAACAAAGATGACAATGTTTATGCGTGTTACTATGCATCATGGTTTAGTAAAAAGACtgtaattataatatatttgttgatACTGAGAAGTGGCGTGGAGGAGATTGTGGATAGTTCACTCTTCTGGGCGGAGAGGGGTATGTTTTTAGTGGAGAAGAGATGAGGGATTGGTTCAAAGGTAGGAAATTGGAGGAGGGAAGAAGTAGAAGAGCTGACAGAAGAGGGGAGAATAAATATGGGCTTAACCTCCCTATCAAATCCTTTTTATGTGGAAAAATAAGAACTCACCTAAGTTATAAGATATGTGACAAATAATAGTTgtattatcaaaatatacaattgTCATAGCTAGTTAACTTACCTATTTTAGAAGACCTTGCAGAATAGTACCAATGGCGAAGCTATGTGGAGCTATGTGGGCGGAGCTAATGGATCCCAGTATTATATCAGAGGCCGTTAAGTGGCGGAGTTCATATGTTAAcaatatgatataatttaagatatccttgattaattttatataactatttaattatcgttttaattttctattttgttttaaatattgttagagtgataaaatttggaaaataaaaatccatTACTTATTAGAGGTAAAAGCAGTAGTTAAACTAGTATGTTTAACTCAAGATCATTGCTTTAGTTCTTCTAaacttataattttgttttgatttttttttgacataaagtatttaattgacttaaattataatatgaatattattTCAGCTTTCATTTAGTATATGTCAGATTTAGTATAAAGTGGGTAATTTTGACCATCCTATTTATGTGACAAATTAATTTGATTGTGCAGGTATAATACCACACCAAATTGGAAATCTTgtaaatttggaaattttcaacattcataGCAATATGCTAAAAGGACATCTTCCTTCCTTCAATAATCTAACACGTTTGAGAACTCTCCGATTATTCAATAATTCCCTAACAGGTATCATATAACATTcctgcatatatatatatattaaaaaatatatgattgttgttttttctttcttaaatttAACTTATGTTGAATATAAAGCTTAATTAAGGTTATCTAAATCCAGAGTTATATGCTCTTAATAttactcaaatttgaaaaatagttaGAACTAAATGTGTTACATGTCACCTTTATTTTTGTTGTAAAGGTGGTGCTAAGATAAGTGTCTTCGATCCCAAAATAGTAAGTTTAtagtttgattttataaaattaaaatatgcataaaattacattttaatatttttaaaatttataatttaattctaacttCTGCAGAAAAAACACTTCACCTCGATAAGTATGATTTTATtcatccaaaaagaaaaaaaaacttggtaAAAAAATTGCAACTATAATAGATCACCTATGCACCTACCCCCAGTTTCTACATGTAAAATCAGAATTATTTACAGCAATTTTGCTACCCATAATTATATCCCTAACTTTATTtcttaacaaagaaaataataccTTCACTAGTCTTAAAGGACCACCATGAAGGTTACTATTTCTTTCTCTACAGATTAAGTAAATAGAGAGAGCAGTGATTCGTGTGTTCCCATCCTTTGAATCCATTTAAACTCATCATGCCAAGAACTAGGCACCCTATGCAACTCACAAGCCTGCATTATTTTTCCCCGAAGTTTTCTTGAATAAGAGCAACACATAAAGATATACTCTTTAGATTCAACTTCTTCATATCAACATAGCACACAAACAGAAACTGACCTGCAATCCCCAAGAAACCATTTTGTTTTTGGTTGCTAACCTGTCCAAAATAGCTAACCAGACAATAAATGAATGCCTAGGAATAGTAAGATAATGTCAGACAACTTAAAGCCGTGGAACTTTGCATGTTTATGCCTTAAGAGCTCCCAGCTCTTCTTAGCCTTATATGACTCTTGAAATCCCCCAATCAAAGGAATAAGATTTTGTAGCCTAAGGAATTTCTTCCATGCCCAACGACTTTCCTTTGCTTGCATTTGTAGCACATCACGACCTTTAAGGATATAAAGATCAACCCAAGCTACCCAAAGTGATCCAACCTTAAACCATACCGACCACAAATTCTGCATCATACAAACTTAATTCCAAAGAACCAATTTTTTACTCTAAGCCTACCTTTAGTTTTGGGATGGCACAACTGTGTAACCTCCTTTATAACCTCAGAAGGAAGAAACAAAACCCTGCACCAAAAATTTTGGATACTAAAGATGATCGACTATAACAAGTTAACAACTGAAGTTTACCAGCAAATTCATGAAAGATTTTGTCATCCAATGTCACGTTAAGATATCTAACTGGTAATGCCCCCATTGTAATTCCAGACATTTAACAGATCAGAACTGTTCAGAAGGACCAATGCTAAAGAAATACAGTTCACTCTTCACTTTGTTCATTTGAAACATAGAAATGCaataaaagaaatcaagaaTATTACTAATTCAAACAATAGAGCCAGTTGCCCCCTTCGTAAAAACCAACAAATGATCAGCAAAACACAAATTTGTTAGCTGTAACTTTTGGCATCTTGGATGATATTGAAAAGCCTTCTGCTCACCAGCAATATTTAATAAACCTAACACCACATTTATAACTAGAGTAAAAAGGCATCTTGGATGATATTAAATGTTGAggttaaatgttgaattttgtTGGATGGAATGATTGATAACTACCCACTCCAATGCCTCTCAACTTACCTTTTAAGTAATTGATTTTGCAGGAGATATTCCAATTACCTTGGGTAATCTAAGAGATCTACAAGTGCTGGACATATCTGATAATGATTTAAGCGGTACACTTTCATCCTCGAAAATCAGCTTTCTATCATCATTAGCAAATTGCACAGACTTGAGTTTCTTGTCATTAGGAAGGAATCCATCGATCAGTGGTTACCTTCCGTCTTCTATGGGAAATGATCTCTTGGtttctcttcaatatttttatgctTGGAGTTGCAACATTAGTGGCAACATTCCTGGGGAAATTGGTAACCTTACCGACTTGGTAGTTTTAGATCTAAGTGACAATAATCTGGTCGGATCCATCCCCACCACCTTGACAAGGCTTAAACATATCCAATGGCTAGACTTGTCTTCCAACTTTCTAAGTGGGCCTCTCCAAATTGAAATTGGTAACTGGAATGTTGTTGAATATGTGGATTTTTCAGGAAATCATTTCTCAGGTGCAATTCCGGACAAAGTTTGTGATCGGAATAATGATTTGAGATATCTTGCCTTTAGTGGCAATCTACTGGCAGGGATTCTACCACGATCTTTGATTAATTGCGGTGAACTGGTAGTTTTTAATGTTGTAGACAACAAGTTAAGTGATACTTTTCCCCATTGGCTAGGCATGCTTCCAAAACTTCGAGTCCTTATTTTGAGATCCAACAGATTTCACGGTTCGATTCAAAGTTCGATACCAACATCTTTCTTCTCCAAATTGCAAATCATTGATCTCTCTCATAATCACTTCACTGGCCTATTGACAACTCAGTTCTTCCAAAATCTCAAGGCTCTGAAAAAAGTTGAATACAGAAATGGTAGTTATTGGTACAATGTTAATGTAACAGTAAAAGGCTTGGAGCTAGAGTTTCCAATAACTGTACGTAAACCCATATTCACAACTATAGATTTGTCGATGAATGGATTCCATGGAGAAATTCCTGAGGTAGTTGGGGAGCTTAGTTTGCTTCAAGCACTCAATCTCTCTCACAACAACCTAATTGGTCCTATCCCACCGTCATTCGGGAATTTGGTAGCAGTTGAATCATTAGATCTCTCGTTTAACAAGTTGACTGGCAAAATCCCTTCTCAATTGACAAATTTGACATTTCTGGCAGTGTTGAAGTTTCAAAACAATAATCTCGTAGGGCCGATTCCCCATGGCAAGCAATTTGATACATTTGACAACGACTCTTACAGAGGGAACTGGGGTTTGTGCGGATTCCCATTGTCGAAGCAATGTAGCAATGATGAAAGACTAGCAAAAGATGAAGAAGGTAATGGAAATGGAATAGCTTTTATATGGAAAGTTGCAGTGATGGGGTATGGATGTGGAATGGTATTAGGAATTAGCATGGCATACATTGTATTCACAACAGGAAAACCGCAGTGGCTTGTGAGAATGATTGAGAAAGATTTACAAAACAAAGTTTCAAGCTGGTTtcagaagaaaagaaactagTCCTGCAAATCCATCTTTATCATGTGGGGTACtgaatatcattaaaataaatgcacTTCTTTTGCcgtgataaattaattataagtaGATAAATCTCAATGATTTTGTAATAtcaaaattgaccatttttattttcatccacaGGTAACTTCCAAAATGAATCCGAGAAAAGGTGAAGTTCCTCAGCTGCTATAAGAACAAGCTGACATGTATGTTCTGCATCTATAGCTTCTTCTCTTCGTGGAATGTTCTGATTGGGAGTGTTCTTTGTGATAACTTGCTTCAGTTTTTCTGCTTTTCCTTTTAGGTTATCAGCTTGTATGGTTTGGGATTTTGACACTTGGTAAGAAGTTTGTTTTGAAGTTTCGAAATAAATTGCAACACCCACTATAAATAATTCTCTATTTTAGCAGCtgtttgtatataaaattttactaggaATGATAATGGAACTGGCCACAACGTTTCTCACTTGCCTTATTTCGACTTAATTTTTATGTCTCTCACTTTGATCATATGTTccaaatttgattatatttaaaaatgtaaacttGAACCTGATCTATTGAAATGGGAAATTTTTATGCATAAATAAGACGTACTTGTATACCAAACAATAATCTTGTTgtgcggaagcgtgtaaaagagtaaaattattatactaaaaaatcacactaagtttaATTctcaggaaagagaggtggatcacaaggatcgctaaagtaccaagtctttcctagctagaatatccctcaatcgtaatttaatagcacaataaatcactacaatcacactcacaattcatgtagaataatacaataaagaacacaagaatttaacgaggttcagcaaattttgcctacatcctcgggcactaccaaatatatttcactccaaaatacaagtgagaatttacaaagagagagagagaaaacaatgccttaagtagagaatggcaaattggggatgatgaagaagagaaatggttaggtctatttatagttgaggttcagggatcaaaattgcaattatcttATGCCAAATCTTAATCCCACTTTTGGTGCCTTAAATCCCAgattttgatacccatatctttctgatacccatatctttgactttctataaatatggatgatttccaataatctccaccttgaagATTTGATTCAAATAATCTTATCTTCACACAATTCTCTCTGCCTTTGTCAACAACACTTGATAGTGCCTTCTTCAACTGTTAAACTTGCCTTTCATAAACTGATCAAATCGCTTGTACCACTGCTTCgattgtttcaatccataaagtGACTTTGTCAGTTTGCAAGCCTAATTTTCTTTATCTGTAACCTTGAATCCATCTGGTtgagtcatatagatttcctcTTCCAAATCACCATGTGAAAATGCTGTCTTCACATCGAGTTGAACTAGTTCAAGATCATATTGAGCAACCAAGGCTAGCAAAATTCGAATAGAcgaatgcttcacaactggagaaaacacTTCATTGTAGTATATTCCTTCTTTCTAAGCGTAACCCTTTGCTACCAATCTAGCCTTGTATCGAACTTCATTTTTACCAGGAAATCCTTCCTTCTTTGTATATacccatttgcatccaattgtcttcttttctttgggcagtgtcaccaactcccaagtcctatttttatgaagagactgcatttcttcattcatagcttgcttCCACTTTACACCATCAGGGTTACTTCTTGCTTCTGTGTAAGTAGAGGGAACACCATCATCTACAATTGGAAGTGCATAGGCCACCATATCATCAAAGCAAGCAGGCATACGAATCACTCTTATTGGTCTTCTATATGCAATTGAATCATGTTACTGTAGAAGTTCTTAGGTCGAAACTTCTTCATCATATGTTCCTTCAATATTAGCTAgatcatcattaaccttttcaagctCCACCTGCTGCAAAGTGCCACTGGTTTTGCTATCCTTTTGTGAATCCTTATTCTTCATCATGGttgattcatcaaaagtcacatcCCTACTAAAAACAATCTTCCTTGTATCAGGACACCAGAGACGGTATCCTTTTACTCCACCAGTTATACCCATGAATAATGTTTTCTTTGCTCTTAGGTctaattttgattcttttacatgataatatgcagtagaaccaaaaacatgtaaagaatcataatcagtagtgttgacaccatttttttgatgaaaacggggtcgacttggattttgaaaaaagaatgaaaacgggagtcgccaccaatcctttttttgatgaggtgtgattgggtcacctcgaaaagtggttgtttttaataaacgatttaatttttattaaaacaacgattttggtctgcgaaattcagaaaaacgggttcgggagtcggttacgcacgaggaagggttagcaccctcgatacgcccaaaattggtacctagttgattcttaatgtcttggtgtcgaaaattaaaaactcgaaaagaatttaaaaatacgatccttctttatattgcattattttaaaattactcgaataaatcaaaatgaaaaatgcctcattatctcgaagtaacaagatgtcacacccagtgagttaggacccaacatctcgtattttgagagtaagcttgccttttattttttattaaaacctcattcgttttaatttttaaaaggatattcagtCATTTAGAATCAAcgcgagaaaaatcgaagctcagtaagttagggcacggttttctcgaattttctaaatactgaatattgcctttattttcaaaattttatgtgtttggaaatttaaaaggatatttttgctatttaggtttaacgagaaaatcgagactcagtaagttagggtacaatttctcgaatcccaaaacgcaaaatattgccttattttagaattttttttgaataatgacGATTACAACACTTGAACAAGGTGTATTTGTTTTGTTCGTGATAAAATAGACCGGTTTATTATTATGGGTACATACAAATCAAACATAACTTTGAAgcgatgaaatgaaatgaaacgaTAATAGAGGACATGAAATgataattcacaaataaaatatcacgttaataaatgacaataatgtgaaaataaatgaacaaattacGCGTGCATAATGATAATAATCACACCACATGCATCACTTTAACATGCCAATATTAATAATCCGAGTAAGCGAAATAATCGAGAACGATTTTACGTagctaatattataaaacaaataacataTGAGATCAATTGAAATGAATGGTAAATAtctcaaacaaacaaaatatgaaacttaaaatgacaaatactaatatagtttaaaacaaataaaatacaataaataaaaacacaaaacagtatccttttctttatcaaaataaaagataaaaataattaaaaggttaaaggacaatacatatatatgatagtttaaaacaaataatgtaaataaaaaattaaataaatattaggtgatacatttaaaataaataatatatgtaaaacttaAAATGCATAATGATAAAGAAgagttcttaaaaaaaataacaaatggattaattaataataatttaaaaaaagaataataaattaattaaacaaaataggACGAAATTGAAATCGGGCCCAAAATTCGAGGTTTAAATCGCAAATAAATGAAAGATGATGGTTCGGGACTGAAATGAAACGTGCTCAAGGCTTGAAGGACCTTCAGGGAAATATTCCCCAGTCCAAGACGCAGCGTTTCAGTGCAAGGGACTGTACACGGTCAAAGGGCTCGATTGAAACAGAAACAAAATTCGCAACCCAAATCTAAAAGAAACAGAAAGTTGGATTGTGCCTCAACGCAAGATGGGGGGACTAAATGCGTAAATTACCCATGAGGGCAAAGCAGGCGCAAATCTCCCCCTTTAAACGGCGTTGTTTTAACtaatataaataccaaaaagaaatagaaaaaaaaggtttgcttcatttttcagagaaaaaaaacagAGGGTTCATGCCCTCCCTCTCGCAGGCTCCCAGTCCTGACCGTCGGGCTTCCAACCAGAGGCCGTCGTGGCCTCTCCGCAAGCGGTGGCCAGAACCACCGAAACGTCGGGTTTTTAACCCGTCCTAGAGTTCGCCCGAAGGCCCAGCCTTCATACTCCCAAAAGACCGAAAGAGAAGGGTTCTCTTCGCCTTCTCTCGGCACGATTCCGACGACCACAGAGGGCTCCGGCGAGGGGACTTGCGAGCGACTCCAGGTATTCCTTTCTCCTTTTATTTTcgtttaccaaaataaaaatatatatatatatataaaataaaggtaAAAGAATATAGAAAGATTGAAACTAAAGAGAATCCTTAAAacttttttccttgtttttcaTTTCTCCAGATTCGTccaagagaagaagaagattacaagtttttcatttttggcTTTATAGCCAATCCAAACAACTCTTTGATGTCtacttttttgttgttttgcgATTTGGATTTTCTctgttgttttcttcttttgtgtGTTGTAGGTGGTGTCAGACGCGCATGGAAGGCTGGCGATTGGCGATGGTGGCGGTGGCATGCGTGAGGGAGCCTTGGCAGAGGCATGCGGCGGTAGGGTGGCGTCCTAGGGGTGACAGATGATAGACCTAGGTACGGCGCacctaggttttttttttgctgaaaaCTTGTTAAGGTTTATGGGCttgttgggctagggtttttgattttttggccTGCTAAGTGTGCTTTGGGCTGTTTGGGTTTGTTTCTGTTTGCCTGGGCCCGGGCGAAATTTGGGCTCTACAAGTAGCAAGTTTACCAGTACACCTCTCCATAggagtttttccatttattgcAGCTAATGGCAACCGGTTAATTAGATGGCACGCA from Gossypium raimondii isolate GPD5lz chromosome 1, ASM2569854v1, whole genome shotgun sequence harbors:
- the LOC105778163 gene encoding receptor-like protein 34 isoform X2, which gives rise to MYNDPILLCFYNILQSFIFLHANTIKTLECTHSSPSSIIQRFPSDHKIPLPQNFMGNARFIPALTVAVLLLNFVVSFSTKITTNISTDQSALLALKAHVIDRQNLLTTNWSSAFNICKWIGVTCGSRHRRVIALDLSNMSLSGIVPPHIGNLSSLTWLNMRNNNFHGSLPVQLVNLHRLKYIRLSFNSFFGEIPPWFGSFPRLQYLSLSYNNFIGEIPLDMFQGLPRLQVLYLAVNRLSGKIPIGLFECKELQDIDLADNSLEGILPKEIGNLTMLNTLHLHNNMIEGIPEQIGDLLNLETFGLSSNQLKGHLPSSIGIIPHQIGNLVNLEIFNIHSNMLKGHLPSFNNLTRLRTLRLFNNSLTGDIPITLGNLRDLQVLDISDNDLSGTLSSSKISFLSSLANCTDLSFLSLGRNPSISGYLPSSMGNDLLVSLQYFYAWSCNISGNIPGEIGNLTDLVVLDLSDNNLVGSIPTTLTRLKHIQWLDLSSNFLSGPLQIEIGNWNVVEYVDFSGNHFSGAIPDKVCDRNNDLRYLAFSGNLLAGILPRSLINCGELVVFNVVDNKLSDTFPHWLGMLPKLRVLILRSNRFHGSIQSSIPTSFFSKLQIIDLSHNHFTGLLTTQFFQNLKALKKVEYRNGSYWYNVNVTVKGLELEFPITVRKPIFTTIDLSMNGFHGEIPEVVGELSLLQALNLSHNNLIGPIPPSFGNLVAVESLDLSFNKLTGKIPSQLTNLTFLAVLKFQNNNLVGPIPHGKQFDTFDNDSYRGNWGLCGFPLSKQCSNDERLAKDEEGNGNGIAFIWKVAVMGYGCGMVLGISMAYIVFTTGKPQWLVRMIEKDLQNKVSSWFQKKRN
- the LOC105778163 gene encoding receptor-like protein 19 isoform X3, coding for MYNDPILLCFYNILQSFIFLHANTIKTLECTHSSPSSIIQRFPSDHKIPLPQNFMGNARFIPALTVAVLLLNFVVSFSTKITTNISTDQSALLALKAHVIDRQNLLTTNWSSAFNICKWIGVTCGSRHRRVIALDLSNMSLSGIVPPHIGNLSSLTWLNMRNNNFHGSLPVQLVNLHRLKYIRLSFNSFFGEIPPWFGSFPRLQYLSLSYNNFIGLFECKELQDIDLADNSLEGILPKEIGNLTMLNTLHLHNNMIEGIPEQIGDLLNLETFGLSSNQLKGHLPSSIGNLTCLRILKLYNNSLTGIIPHQIGNLVNLEIFNIHSNMLKGHLPSFNNLTRLRTLRLFNNSLTGDIPITLGNLRDLQVLDISDNDLSGTLSSSKISFLSSLANCTDLSFLSLGRNPSISGYLPSSMGNDLLVSLQYFYAWSCNISGNIPGEIGNLTDLVVLDLSDNNLVGSIPTTLTRLKHIQWLDLSSNFLSGPLQIEIGNWNVVEYVDFSGNHFSGAIPDKVCDRNNDLRYLAFSGNLLAGILPRSLINCGELVVFNVVDNKLSDTFPHWLGMLPKLRVLILRSNRFHGSIQSSIPTSFFSKLQIIDLSHNHFTGLLTTQFFQNLKALKKVEYRNGSYWYNVNVTVKGLELEFPITVRKPIFTTIDLSMNGFHGEIPEVVGELSLLQALNLSHNNLIGPIPPSFGNLVAVESLDLSFNKLTGKIPSQLTNLTFLAVLKFQNNNLVGPIPHGKQFDTFDNDSYRGNWGLCGFPLSKQCSNDERLAKDEEGNGNGIAFIWKVAVMGYGCGMVLGISMAYIVFTTGKPQWLVRMIEKDLQNKVSSWFQKKRN
- the LOC105778163 gene encoding receptor-like protein 35 isoform X1, translated to MYNDPILLCFYNILQSFIFLHANTIKTLECTHSSPSSIIQRFPSDHKIPLPQNFMGNARFIPALTVAVLLLNFVVSFSTKITTNISTDQSALLALKAHVIDRQNLLTTNWSSAFNICKWIGVTCGSRHRRVIALDLSNMSLSGIVPPHIGNLSSLTWLNMRNNNFHGSLPVQLVNLHRLKYIRLSFNSFFGEIPPWFGSFPRLQYLSLSYNNFIGEIPLDMFQGLPRLQVLYLAVNRLSGKIPIGLFECKELQDIDLADNSLEGILPKEIGNLTMLNTLHLHNNMIEGIPEQIGDLLNLETFGLSSNQLKGHLPSSIGNLTCLRILKLYNNSLTGIIPHQIGNLVNLEIFNIHSNMLKGHLPSFNNLTRLRTLRLFNNSLTGDIPITLGNLRDLQVLDISDNDLSGTLSSSKISFLSSLANCTDLSFLSLGRNPSISGYLPSSMGNDLLVSLQYFYAWSCNISGNIPGEIGNLTDLVVLDLSDNNLVGSIPTTLTRLKHIQWLDLSSNFLSGPLQIEIGNWNVVEYVDFSGNHFSGAIPDKVCDRNNDLRYLAFSGNLLAGILPRSLINCGELVVFNVVDNKLSDTFPHWLGMLPKLRVLILRSNRFHGSIQSSIPTSFFSKLQIIDLSHNHFTGLLTTQFFQNLKALKKVEYRNGSYWYNVNVTVKGLELEFPITVRKPIFTTIDLSMNGFHGEIPEVVGELSLLQALNLSHNNLIGPIPPSFGNLVAVESLDLSFNKLTGKIPSQLTNLTFLAVLKFQNNNLVGPIPHGKQFDTFDNDSYRGNWGLCGFPLSKQCSNDERLAKDEEGNGNGIAFIWKVAVMGYGCGMVLGISMAYIVFTTGKPQWLVRMIEKDLQNKVSSWFQKKRN